DNA from Geobacillus vulcani PSS1:
CATACGAAAGCTCCGTTTCCCCATCAATGACCGCCGTTTTCGCCGGAAATTTCCTCGCTTGGCGGGCAAGCAACTCCGAAATGTTCATCCGCCCGATTCCTCCCATTCTCGCAATCGCTTTTCAAAATCGGAAAGCAGGGATTCCATCTCCGCCTTCAGTTGCAATAAATCTTCGATCCGCTCGTTCACCTCCTTCAGTTTTCGCCGCCCGTATTCGACCGTTTTTTCGAGTTGTTTCTTTCCCGTGCGATCCTCATCAAACAGCGCAATCATCTCATGAATTTCGTCAAGCGAGAAGCCGAACCGTTTGCCGCGCAAAATGAGCTTGAGCTTCGCCCGCTCCTTTTTCGTATACAGCCGCTGCCCGGATTCCGTGCGAATCGGGGCAAGCAGCCCGCGCTCTTCGTAATAGCGGATCGTCCGCGTGCTCACATCAAACTCGTGCGCCAAATCGGAAATGGTGAAACAGTGCATCGTCATCCCTTCTTAGATATAATATTCTGAATTTTATTTTATTTTACGTTGACGTAAAAGTCAATCAACATCTTGCTTGAGGAACAAAGAAAAAAGGATGTCTCAGCAAAAACGAGACACCCTTTGCCTGAAGATGGATGAATCCTCACCCGCCCGCTCCTGTATAAAAGCGCAAGGCAAAGCGCCAAAAGCGGCGGGCAATCCATAAAAAGAGGAGAGCCACAACCAAAGCGGCAAACGCTGCCCAAGCACTCCATTTGCCAAGCAGCGCCAGCGCGGGCGTGTTCGTGATTAATACGGCCGGCAATATGTAGGTGATCACCATCCGAACCGCGCCGCGGTACATGCTGCCGGGGAAGCGGGCCGTTTCAAAAAACGAGTCGAAAATAAACGACAAGTCGTCGATGC
Protein-coding regions in this window:
- a CDS encoding MerR family transcriptional regulator; its protein translation is MHCFTISDLAHEFDVSTRTIRYYEERGLLAPIRTESGQRLYTKKERAKLKLILRGKRFGFSLDEIHEMIALFDEDRTGKKQLEKTVEYGRRKLKEVNERIEDLLQLKAEMESLLSDFEKRLREWEESGG